The Candidatus Nezhaarchaeota archaeon DNA window TGAGGATTAGGACGTGTTGATTAGCCCAATGCATTGGTCGTCAGAATCATCGTTGACAGATCATAACTTAGTCTTAACGTTAACCTAAGATAAGCTAGCCGTTAGATCTAAAAAACTCCGTATTAATCAGAGTGAGTGAAGTACTTTGAGGTGAAGTAGATATTGAGAGAAGCCGTTAGAGAGGATTGGAAGAGAGTTCTGAAGCTTACTTCAATTGAAGAGGCCATTAAGAAACTTTTAAGATCCATCGAGATTAAACCGAAGGTTGAAGAGGTAAGTGTTATCAAGAGCCTCCATAGAGTTTTAGCAGAAGACATAACGTCTAATCAAGACATACCCCCTTACAACTGCGCTTGCTTCGAAGGTTATGCCGTTAGATCCAAGGACACTTTAGGGGCTTCAAAGGATAACCCTGTTAGATTGAAGATCGTGGGAAAAGTTCTTCCGGGCCTGAGAGAGATTCCAAGAGTTAATGAGGGGGAGACAGTCTTCCTAGTCACTGGCGCTCCAATGCCCCCAGGAGCCGACGCTCTAATTAGAGTTGAAGAGGTGAAGATCGAACAAGGTCAAATAGTGGTGTTCAGGGAAGTTGAGGAGATGGAGAACGTCGCAATTAAGGGTGAGGATGTTAAAGCTGGAGAGGTGTTATTGAGGGCTGGCCACATCATAAGGCCCATAGACGTCGGCTTGCTCTTGGGATTAGGCTTCTCTAAGGTTAAGGTGTATGCTAAGCCAAGGTTCGCCATACTATCAGTTGGAAAGGAGCTCTACTTAAAGAGCTTAGAGAAGAAGGAGCCACCACCCAATAACTATGCTTACGTCATTAAGGGGTTAATTGAAGAGCTTGGCGGTTTAGCTGACGTACTAGGTATACTACCTGACGACGTTGATGTGATTAGAGAAGCTATTTCAAGTGCTCTTAAGGAATACGACGCCGTGATAACCATGGGAAGTTGTAGCATAGGAATTAATGATGCCGTACCCGATGCCGTAAATGCACTTGGAGATCCTGGGGTGATAGTACATGGGCTCACTCTAAGTCCTGGAAAGCCTGCAGGCTTTGGAGTATTGAGAGGGAAGCCAATAATAATGCTGCCAGCTCATATAGTCTCAGCGGTAGCAGCTTTTTACGTACTATGCCTACCTTTACTAGCTGTTATGACTGGAAGGGCTGTTGAAAGGATTCTGCCATACGTGTACGCCAAGCTTGAAAGCGACGAGGAGCCTTGGAGCACTCATAGATTTTTGAGGGCTAGGGTTGAGGAAGTGAACGGTGAGTTCGTCGCAAGACCCTTGCACGGTGGAGCTAATGTGATGTCCACTCTCCTCAAAGCCAATTACTTTACGGTGATCCCACCAAGAACATCTGTTAAGAAAGGTGATAAGGTGAAGTTCATGGCACTTAGCTTAATGGACGTTATACCGCGATAGCGCTCATCACTCACTGAATCTTTAATGCCTTCTCATTCCATTGCCTATGATAGGTTTCAATATATCGATAATACGTTCTAGGCTATCTACGTCTTGCACTTGTGGGACAAGGCTTAGGCTTAATGGAGTTATGGAGATATATCCGGATCTCACTGCCTCCACATCCGTGTCTTCAGAGTCCTTTGGATACAGTGTTAGGTCCCATCGCGCTATCCTGAACCCTCCACAATACTCTACGTGTATGTCAGGATAGCCCTTCTTCGATGGACGAGTTATCCTTACACCCCTTATGCCACACCGATAGTCAGGGACGTTCACTGAGAACAAGTCAACTCCTTTAGGCATACCTTCATCAACGATTATTCTAGCTAAGACTTTCGCGATCTTAGCAGCTAATCTTAATCCAGGATCCTTGAGCGTTCTAGAGGTAATGTCGTCGTTAAACTCTCTGGCTATGCAGTACGACACTGCTATTGAAGGGATGCCGTGTATGGCGGCTTCCATTGCTGCTCCCACCGTCCCAGAGTTCAAAATGTCATCAATGCCCAAGTTAGGTCCCAGATTTATGCCGGCTATGACTACATCAGGCTTTCTCTTCAATATTTTGTTTATAGCTATTAAGATGGCATCAGCTGGCGTGCCATCTACCGAGTAAACCTCACCATAATGAAGAGCTACCCTTTCGACCTTGATCACATCGCCCACAGTTAGCGCTTTCCCTATCCCGCTTCTCTCTTTTTTAGGACCTATCACTACACACTCAAAGTCGTTGCTTAACTCCTCTCTTAATGCTATTATCCCTACGGACTGAATTCCATCGTCATTGACCAAGAGGGCTAGTGGTCTCCTCAATCCTAATCATCTCTTAGCTCTCTAAGCACCTCTTCAACCTTTACAGCGCCTTCTCTGATCACCTTAACTTCTCCATCAACTTCAACAACCGTGGATGGTACCCCCAGTGGACAGGTCCCTCCATCTATTACAACGCTAACCATTTTTTTGAGATAGGGATCGACCTCATCAAATGACCTGGGCGGGGGCTCACCGGACTTGTTAGCACTCGTCCCAACAATTAAGCCCCCAACCCCTTCAGCTAAGATCCTCGCAACTACGTGATTCGGAATTCTCAAGCCCACTTTCCGTTCTCCCATAGTCACTTGATCGGG harbors:
- the surE gene encoding 5'/3'-nucleotidase SurE, producing MRRPLALLVNDDGIQSVGIIALREELSNDFECVVIGPKKERSGIGKALTVGDVIKVERVALHYGEVYSVDGTPADAILIAINKILKRKPDVVIAGINLGPNLGIDDILNSGTVGAAMEAAIHGIPSIAVSYCIAREFNDDITSRTLKDPGLRLAAKIAKVLARIIVDEGMPKGVDLFSVNVPDYRCGIRGVRITRPSKKGYPDIHVEYCGGFRIARWDLTLYPKDSEDTDVEAVRSGYISITPLSLSLVPQVQDVDSLERIIDILKPIIGNGMRRH
- a CDS encoding molybdopterin molybdotransferase MoeA, encoding MREAVREDWKRVLKLTSIEEAIKKLLRSIEIKPKVEEVSVIKSLHRVLAEDITSNQDIPPYNCACFEGYAVRSKDTLGASKDNPVRLKIVGKVLPGLREIPRVNEGETVFLVTGAPMPPGADALIRVEEVKIEQGQIVVFREVEEMENVAIKGEDVKAGEVLLRAGHIIRPIDVGLLLGLGFSKVKVYAKPRFAILSVGKELYLKSLEKKEPPPNNYAYVIKGLIEELGGLADVLGILPDDVDVIREAISSALKEYDAVITMGSCSIGINDAVPDAVNALGDPGVIVHGLTLSPGKPAGFGVLRGKPIIMLPAHIVSAVAAFYVLCLPLLAVMTGRAVERILPYVYAKLESDEEPWSTHRFLRARVEEVNGEFVARPLHGGANVMSTLLKANYFTVIPPRTSVKKGDKVKFMALSLMDVIPR